Proteins encoded within one genomic window of Tigriopus californicus strain San Diego chromosome 12, Tcal_SD_v2.1, whole genome shotgun sequence:
- the LOC131892071 gene encoding enoyl-CoA delta isomerase 2-like has translation MKSIEFVSSHNGAVVTIRLNVPQKRNAISLQMFRELIDFLRASESDPKLTIVVLTGTGTYFSSGNDLTNFTNAFQDPGANLDQVIKHGAQLVSDMVEAVAKSSKILVAKVNGHATGIMVTLLGLFDLVYAVDTAQFLTPFVQLGQSPEGASSYTFPRMFGRGVAFETFALQRSIRADFACKSGLVTGIFPQGALNREVNKKVDHLATLPRESLLATKRLISQSFLEKVLQANEREIRELEERFKSDECLEAIMAFFTKKSKL, from the exons ATGAAATCCATAGAATTCGTTTCCAGCCACAACGGAGCAGTGGTGACCATCCGTTTGAATGTTCCACAAAAACGAAATgcaatttctttgcaaatgTTCCGTGAactcattgattttttgagggCGTCTGAGAGCGATCCAAAGCTGACTATTGTTGTTCTCACAG GTACAGGAACGTACTTCTCGAGTGGAAATGACCTTACCAATTTCACCAATGCATTTCAAGACCCTGGAGCGAACTTGGACCAAGTCATCAAGCATGGTGCTCAACTTGTCTCCGATATGGTGGAAGCCGTGGCCAAATCCTCCAAGATTCTGGTGGCCAAGGTGAACGGCCATGCCACCGGCATAATGGTCACCTTGCTAGGGCTCTTTGATCTGGTTTATGCCGTAGACACTGCCCAATTCCTCACCCCGTTTGTTCAACTGGGGCAATCTCCGGAAGGAGCCTCTTCGTACACTTTTCCCAG AATGTTTGGTCGGGGCGTGGCCTTTGAGACCTTTGCCCTTCAAAGGTCAATTCGAGCGGACTTTGCTTGCAAATCGGGATTGGTTACGGGGATTTTCCCACAAGGTGCTCTTAATCGTGAGGTTAATAAAAAGGTTGACCATTTGGCGACTTTGCCAAGAGAG tCTTTGCTGGCCACCAAACGATTGATTTCCCAGTCGTTTCTGGAGAAGGTCCTTCAAGCCAATGAAAGGGAAATTCGAGAGCTCGAAGAGCGATTCAAATCGGATGAATGCCTGGAGGCCATTATGGCATTCTTTACCAAGAAATCCAAGTTATAG